A single genomic interval of Mucilaginibacter boryungensis harbors:
- a CDS encoding L-rhamnose mutarotase, with amino-acid sequence MKFRSVLLMALIALSVAACERSHPIKNTVTIKPNTVRPKIVLHPVIVELINPRITSMGDAFGDTKSLAEWGANINQWQNRVTIFAMVRNPDELTREIKENFHGSYDSLVVFDKPFYNFNRKLCTDTTSSKEWTNIFLTANLVADPKLQQEYLDYHKTQFQKWPEVSQGFCNAQFQQLLVFKSGRQLIIVISIPKGKTLDELNPLTTKNNPRVDEWNKTMSKYQEGLPGTKKGETWVFLKPIGS; translated from the coding sequence ATGAAATTCAGAAGTGTTTTATTAATGGCGCTTATCGCGTTATCTGTTGCGGCATGTGAACGGTCGCACCCGATAAAGAATACAGTTACTATTAAACCCAACACGGTTAGGCCTAAAATTGTGCTTCACCCGGTAATTGTGGAACTTATCAATCCGCGGATTACTAGCATGGGCGATGCCTTTGGCGATACCAAGAGTTTGGCGGAATGGGGAGCTAATATTAATCAATGGCAAAATCGCGTGACCATATTTGCTATGGTACGTAATCCAGATGAATTGACGAGAGAGATCAAAGAAAATTTTCATGGATCATACGATAGCCTCGTAGTTTTTGACAAACCTTTTTACAATTTCAACAGGAAATTATGTACCGATACAACCAGTTCGAAAGAATGGACGAACATATTTTTAACAGCCAACCTGGTGGCCGACCCTAAACTTCAACAGGAATATTTAGATTATCATAAAACCCAATTCCAAAAATGGCCCGAGGTTTCGCAAGGGTTTTGCAACGCGCAGTTTCAGCAATTGCTTGTGTTTAAAAGTGGGCGGCAGTTAATTATCGTCATCAGTATCCCTAAAGGGAAAACACTGGACGAATTAAACCCGCTGACTACTAAAAATAACCCACGGGTTGATGAATGGAACAAAACGATGAGCAAATACCAGGAAGGTTTACCGGGAACTAAGAAAGGGGAGACCTGGGTGTTTTTGAAACCGATAGGTAGCTAA
- a CDS encoding right-handed parallel beta-helix repeat-containing protein, with amino-acid sequence MTRFFAVCFFLFIITFTASAADIYVAKNGSDKNDGTKERPLASVAMALRKARELRRLNDPSVKGGISIKVGAGVYQLEETLFIRPEDSGTADNPTVIEGIDGEAVLSGGINIHNWKKAIGIIPGLPTEAKGKVWVADAPMIGNESLLFRQLWVNNIKATRARDVDAPLMNRILSWDKKSETCWIPKAKDMDISRVKGMEMFIHQWWAIAMLRIKNVQVQGDSVRLSFYQPESRVESEHPWPAPWISKKTGNSAFYLTNAIQFLNKPGEWYLDQLHQKIYYIPRAGEDMRTATVTAPYLETLVKMLGTIDNPVSYVRFKNIAFQHSTWLLPSKQGLVPHQAGMYMTDAYKLKIPGTLDKKGLENQAWVGRPAAAITVAYADHTGFEACKFEHLAATGLDYQRGTHDDEIKGNLFKDIGGTGIMAGVFSDEGQEVHLPYNPKDKREICTNDRIENNLVTDVTNEDWGCVGIGAGYVKNVTIVHNEVCEVNYTGISVGWGWTKTENALRDNHITANKIHHYARNMYDVAGIYTLSSQAGTVISNNSIDSIYKAPYAHDPVHWFYLYCDEGSSYITVKDNWCPAEKFLKNANGPGDVWENNGPQVSAEIKNAAGLEAPYQYLLKYKVTNPANQPINHKE; translated from the coding sequence ATGACACGGTTTTTTGCTGTTTGTTTTTTCCTTTTCATCATAACCTTTACCGCCAGCGCTGCCGATATCTATGTTGCTAAAAATGGTTCGGATAAAAATGATGGTACGAAGGAAAGGCCGCTGGCATCGGTAGCTATGGCCTTGCGCAAAGCGCGCGAACTGCGCCGGCTGAACGACCCATCCGTGAAAGGTGGCATCAGCATTAAAGTTGGCGCGGGCGTTTATCAATTAGAAGAAACCCTGTTCATCCGTCCTGAAGATTCGGGTACGGCTGATAATCCGACAGTAATTGAGGGCATAGATGGCGAAGCTGTTTTGAGCGGTGGCATTAATATCCATAACTGGAAAAAGGCTATCGGCATTATTCCCGGTTTGCCTACTGAAGCCAAAGGCAAAGTTTGGGTGGCCGACGCGCCTATGATAGGTAATGAAAGCTTATTGTTCCGACAGCTATGGGTGAACAACATAAAAGCTACCCGTGCCCGCGATGTGGACGCGCCGCTAATGAACCGCATATTATCGTGGGATAAAAAGAGTGAAACCTGCTGGATACCTAAAGCCAAAGACATGGATATTAGCCGGGTTAAGGGCATGGAAATGTTTATTCACCAATGGTGGGCCATTGCTATGCTGAGGATAAAAAATGTACAGGTGCAGGGTGATAGTGTACGTTTATCTTTTTATCAGCCCGAAAGCCGTGTGGAATCAGAACACCCCTGGCCTGCGCCCTGGATATCGAAGAAAACGGGCAATTCCGCATTTTATCTAACCAACGCCATTCAGTTTTTAAATAAGCCGGGCGAATGGTATTTGGATCAACTCCATCAAAAGATCTATTACATCCCCCGCGCAGGTGAAGACATGCGCACCGCTACAGTAACCGCGCCTTATTTGGAAACACTGGTAAAAATGCTGGGGACAATTGATAACCCGGTGAGTTATGTACGTTTCAAAAACATCGCGTTTCAGCATAGTACCTGGCTGTTGCCATCAAAGCAAGGTTTGGTACCCCACCAGGCGGGTATGTATATGACGGATGCTTACAAGTTGAAAATCCCCGGTACGCTGGATAAAAAAGGTTTGGAAAACCAGGCCTGGGTTGGCCGCCCGGCGGCGGCTATAACCGTGGCTTACGCCGACCATACCGGCTTTGAAGCCTGCAAGTTTGAACATTTGGCCGCGACAGGTTTAGATTATCAGCGCGGTACACATGATGATGAAATAAAAGGGAACTTGTTTAAAGATATTGGCGGCACAGGCATAATGGCCGGTGTTTTCTCTGACGAAGGACAGGAAGTGCACCTGCCTTACAATCCTAAAGATAAACGGGAGATATGCACTAACGACCGCATTGAAAATAACCTGGTGACCGATGTAACCAACGAGGACTGGGGCTGTGTAGGCATTGGTGCGGGTTACGTAAAGAACGTTACCATTGTCCATAATGAGGTGTGCGAGGTAAACTACACCGGCATCAGCGTAGGCTGGGGCTGGACTAAGACCGAAAACGCCCTGCGCGATAACCACATCACCGCTAACAAAATTCACCACTACGCCCGCAATATGTACGATGTGGCGGGTATCTACACCCTGTCATCGCAAGCGGGAACAGTAATCAGCAATAACAGTATCGACAGTATTTACAAAGCCCCTTACGCGCACGATCCGGTGCATTGGTTTTACCTGTATTGCGATGAAGGTTCATCCTACATCACCGTGAAAGACAATTGGTGCCCGGCTGAAAAATTCCTAAAGAATGCCAACGGCCCGGGTGATGTGTGGGAGAATAATGGTCCGCAGGTAAGTGCTGAAATTAAGAATGCTGCAGGCCTGGAAGCGCCGTATCAATACCTGTTAAAATATAAAGTCACAAACCCGGCTAACCAACCTATAAATCATAAAGAATAG